Proteins found in one Peptococcaceae bacterium genomic segment:
- the minE gene encoding cell division topological specificity factor MinE: MDLFGKLVGKEVPSSKNVAKERLRLVLVHDRSNISPQLLECLKEEMLKVIANYMEIDRSGTEVSLNTDEKSVALVANIPVIKINRLTSRNNC; encoded by the coding sequence ATGGATTTGTTTGGCAAGCTGGTAGGAAAAGAGGTTCCTTCCAGTAAGAACGTGGCCAAAGAAAGGCTGCGCCTGGTTCTGGTACATGACCGTTCAAACATTTCACCGCAGCTTCTCGAATGCTTGAAAGAGGAGATGTTGAAAGTTATTGCCAACTACATGGAAATTGACAGGAGCGGAACCGAGGTATCGCTTAACACCGACGAGAAATCTGTTGCTCTGGTGGCTAACATTCCTGTTATTAAGATTAACCGCCTGACTTCCAGAAACAACTGCTAA